From the Cololabis saira isolate AMF1-May2022 chromosome 24, fColSai1.1, whole genome shotgun sequence genome, the window tttttgacttGTGAACATGGAGACAGTCTGATTTTGGCAGTGGTGTATATAATCAGATATATTTTTACCATATACATAACTGTGTTTGATCAGGCGGTGAACGAGTCGTGCTATCAGGCAGATGATTCAGTACTCAAATCGTTGGTGGAAATTGCGGACACGGCACCCAAGTACCTGAGACCCAACCTGGAGGCCACGCTGCAGCTCTGCCTGAAGGTACGTCTGAATATCCTGATGTTTCATTAATAGATTAAAGTGATGCACTTGTTGAACAGTTGGCTAACACAAAGTGTCCTGTCTCCTCAGTTGTGCGCCGACACTAATCTGACAAACATGCAGAGGCAGTTGGCGTTGGAAGTCGTCGTAACGTTATCGGAGACCGCAGCCGCCATGCTAAGAAAACACACGGCTCTTGTAGCTCAGAGCGGTAAGGATTTGGTTCATGGTCTTGTAGAGGGAATGGTAATCATAATGTGAGGTGTTTTTAACTTGTCGCATGTCTTCTCAGTGCCCCAGATGCTGGCGATGATGGTGGACCTCGAGGATGACGACGAGTGGGCCATGGCCGATGAGCTAGAGGACGATGACTTTGACAGGTTTGTTTAATATAAACATCAGGTCACATCCAAAGATGTTCCCTCCCCAGAAATGTTATTTACTAAGTTTCTGATTTGTGTTGTACCTTTTCTAGCAACGCTGTGGCTGGAGAGAGTGCTCTTGATAGAATTGCCTGTGGTCTTGGTGGAAAGATAATTTTGCCCATGATCAAACAGCACATCATGCAGATGCTGCAGAACTGTAAGTATACAGCCATTTTTACTGATCTAAACTTAAGAAAACTAATTATGTAACTATTTATGAGATTGTAAACAAGCCTaaacttattttatttggtggttttgtttttttggctcctctTGCTTCACAAAGTTTCAGTGTGATGGTTGCTTTAtatagtgtaaactttagtcaTCCCTGTGTGCTTCTAGCCGACTGGAAGTACCGCCATGCTGGACTGATGGCGCTGTCTGCGATCGGCGAGGGCTGCCATCAGCAGATGGAGGCCATCCTCCAAGAGATCGTCAGCTTTGTCCTCCTGTTCTGCGCCGACCCTGTAAGAAATCAAGCATCTATAGAAATGTATTGGATGAATTTATCTGAGCTCTGATTAGAGCCCCTTTACTTCAATAAAATTATGGCATTTTCATGTTTCTCAGTGACTTGGTTGTTAAGTGTGTGCAAAGCAGGTGCCATCTTGTATGATTAAGTTTGgcttccttctttcctgttAGCACCCGAGGGTCCGCTATGCTGCCTGCAACGCAATTGGACAGATGGCCACAGACTTTGCACCAACTTTTCAAAAGAAATTCCATGATAAGGTACCAGAAATGGAAATTTGATGACTGTTCTGTTTAATTAAACGGCTATATTGCATGTGTTTTGGGCTGGAAAGGTTTCACACTGGCTTGGCTGTTTGTTGCAAACTCTGTTAATTTCTTTCAGGTTATCTCAGCTTTGCTTCAGACTATGAAGGATCAGGACAACCCCAGGGTGCAGGCCCATGCTGCTGCGGCCCTTATCAATTTCACTGAGGACTGTCCCAAGTCCCTGCTCGTCCCTTATCTGGACAGCCTGGTGCAACACCTTCATGTCATCATGGTTGCCAAACTGCAGGAGGtattggaaaaaagaaaacatgtcaaCACCATTCAGCTTCTCCTACAAATCAGCCGTTTTAAATTTACAAGTGTGTTTTGTTCTTCCCTTCTCCCTGCCAGCTGATCCAGAAGGGCACCAAGCTGGTCCTGGAGCAGGTGGTGACGTCCATTGCATCTGTTGCTGACACTGCCGAGGAGAAGTTTGTGCCATATTATGACCTGTTCATGCCCTCGCTCAAACACATAGTTGAAAACGCAGTGCAAAAGGAGCTCCGGCTTCTCCGTGGCAAGACCATCGAGTGTATCAGCCTCATCGGCCTGGCCGTCGGCAAGGAgaaggtttgtttgtttgtttgtttgaacaTGGGATTCAGCAGACGGGCAACTGTTTACCTGAAAACTGAATGTGGGGAGTCatcgtctcctctcctcttctagTTCATGCCAGACGCCTCTGCCGTCATGCAGCTGCTCCTCAAGACCCAGACAGACTTCAATGACCTGGAAGATGACGACCCTCAGGTAGATGTGGAACATGACCTAAAACCAGTCGGTCCATTATAGTTACATTCCAGTTAACCTTCCATGTTTTTGTGGTTTAGATCTCGTACATGATATCAGCCTGGGCCAGGATGTGCAAGATCCTTGGGAAGGAGTTTCAGCAATACCTGCCGGTAGTTATGGGCCCCCTGATGAAGACGGCCTCCATCAAGCCTGAAGTGGCCCTGCTCGACAGTAAGCATTTAAAATCTTCAACAAAACGATGTAGACGCCTTTAAACTAGCTGGAGAGGTTATGTTGATGATGGGTGTAGCTAATGAACCATGTTGTAAAAaaacttgacacctctgtataaTGTGTAAACCATTCGGTGACtatctggactgaaactgaatgTGTTTAGATGACCAGGAATAAGACCTTTTCAGTAGATTTAGTTAAGCAGTTGCATGGAAGTGGGTCAGAACAAACATATCTTGATGCAGGAAATGACCCAGAACAATGGATGCACAATGATTTTAAAAGCCACAAATGATGACTAATCTTTATGATTCCTATAAATGGGTCATCAGATCTAATATCTTAGAAACAAAATATCAGTTTGCACACTCTTTATCCAGGCCAAGGCTAATGTTCCCGTCAGTAGATTTTGTTAATCGACTGGCCAAGGCTAAATTTCCATCACAAACCATCTAACGTGATTCATTCTTTTCCAAGTCTCTTCTGCAAAGTTAGTTTTTCTGAATTATTGTCGCTGTCAATGTGTCGtctactttgttttttttaatacacttCAAAAAATGACCCCAGATCCCATGGTGGCCTTAAAAGTTGAGTAAATCATTTTAGTAATGTGAAAGGAAGTGGGACTGAGTATCTGCTCTTATAGCCCAGGACATGGAGAACATATcggaggatgatggatgggagTTTGTCAACTTGGGAGACCAGCAGAGCTTTGGCATCAAGACTGCTGGCCTGGAGGAGAAGGCCACCGCCTGTCAGATGCTGGTGAGCAGAAAAACAGCATCTGCAATGAGTGACTGTCGTTCGTGCTCTGTCCTGTTTTGTAAGACAGTCTTTTGCTCATTTTTAGGTGTGCTATGCCAAAGAGCTAAAGGAGGGCTTTGTAGATTACACCGAGCAGGTGGTGAAGCTGATGGTTCCTCTGCTGAAGTTCTACTTTCACGACGGCGTGCGAGTGGCGGCTGCAGAATCGATGCCCCTGCTTCTGGAGTGTGCTCGGGTCCGAGGCCCGGAGTACCTCACCCAGATGTGGCTGTTCATGTGCGACGCCCTTATCAAGGCCATCGGCACCGAGCCAGACTCGGACGTCCTCTCAGAAATCATGCATTCTTTTGCCAAGGTGATTAACTCTCTTGACACTTAGTTCAGAGGATTTAACTTCTCCTTCTGgtacttaaaaagaaaaaaaaagtgtgtaaaaTCATCTTAGAACAGCTAAGAATTACAGCTGCATCggattaaaacaacaaaacagctggctggatttttttttttactattattttaAAGTGCATCGAGCTGATGGGAGATGGCTGTCTGAACAACGAACATTTTGAGGAGCTGGGAGGGATCCTAAAAGGAAAGTTGGAAGAGCATTTTAAGAACCAGGAGCTCAGACAAGGTGAAACCTCAATAAAAAATTTCCCTTTATATGTAATTAAATGCACTTGGCACACAAACTTAAAATATCAAACCCTGActaacctttttttatttaactgtgCTTTGACAGCCAAAAGGCAGGATGAAGATTACGATGAGCAGGTCGAAGAATCGCTACAGGATGaggtactttaaaaaaaaaagtgtcattaTTACAGGAATGTTGACATCTGAAGAGCTAAAATCTGTCAGAGTCCAATCCTCATGGTGTTTTTCTTCCCCTGTTTTTGCCAGGATGAGAACGATGTGTACATCCTGACAAAAGTGTCAGACATCCTGCACTCGGTGTTCAGCAGTTACAAAGAGAAGGTGCTTCCTTGGTttgagcagctgctgcagctcatcgTTCAGCTCATCGTAAGTGTTTGGGTTCTGGATGAATACGTTCCCTTTTTGTAACATCTTATTGGTAAACTGCTGCATGTTAGTCACATTTATATGTACTGTGTAAAACCATTGTCTACTTTGCTGGCAGTGTTTCTGgtattttgtttatttcgaGATCAGTGTGCTTTGTATTTTTGCGTCAGCAAGCCAGTTTGAGTAACGTAAGTGTATCTGGTTCAGTGTCCCAACAGGCCCTGGGCCGACCGGCAGTGGGGGTTGTGTATTTTTGACGACGTGGTGGAGCACTGCAGCCCCTCTTCCTTCAAATATGCAGAGTATTTTCTGCGACCAATGTTGCAGTCACTGTGTGACTCGAGCCCGGAGGTCCGCCAGGCGGCCGCTTACGGTGTCGGTGTCATGGGTCAGTATGGTGGAGAGAACTATCGGCCATTTTGCACAGGTATGACACTAATTGCACATCTTAAACTCTGTAGAAGCGCTGTACTTGCTCTGGTTTTAGTTCAAGGTTGCATGATGGagttttctcttcctccttgTCGCAGAGGCCCTCCCCCTGCTGGTCGGTGTCGTCCAGGCTAATGATTCACGCTCAAAAGAGAATGTCAACGCCACAGAGAACTGCATCTCTGCCGTTGGAAAGCTGATGAGGTTTCGGCCCGAGTGCGTCAACGTTAATGAGGTCCTCCCTCACTGGCTCGGCTGGCTGCCGCTCAAAGAGGACAAAGAAGAAGCCGTCCACACGTTTGACTTCTTGTGTGACCTCATTGAGAGGTAAGATGTCACTGTCCGATTCCACAAGCTTCTGGATGCACTGAAATAATTTGACAAGAGTAAATCCTGGGCTCTGTTTTCCCCTCTGCAGCAACAACCCCATCGTTCTCGGACCAGACAATTCCAACCTTCCTAAAGTTTTCTTCATCATAGCCGACGGGGTTGCAAACGAATCTATCAAGAGTGAAGACGCATGCAGCAAACGGCTTGCAAATGTCATCCGTCAAGTACAGGTGAGCTGTCGCTGTCACTTTTCATGGCTGTATTTGGAGACTAATCACAAAACCactcaatgactacgtttacatgcagtcaaaattcgggttattactaatattccggttactgagacaTTCGAAATATTCAGTTTGAgctgagcaaacagggttatccctgtatacatggtgattaatcatttgggatatcccgatcaaaccagcgacgcgtggagaacatgatgacgcaattagcgtcatttccgcttcctctttctgtatccaaattcaaaacaaatgctgcttcgcgcgacttttcactcaccttcttgtaaatctcgctattctggtactttctaccgtctacaaatgcagaaatgttcatatccttcattacatttataaaatgattagtctcctcactccaaaagtttGACGtagtcttgcgtttctccgtgtttataagaacttcctggactcaaaagaccaggattccttgtgaacagagcatgcgcaggaaacaaattcctgttctgtttgatggggatatcccgtttggcgtttacatgaccgaatattcgggttttaaaaggagtaacccagggctcatattcaggtttttaaaaactggaatatgagcaaattcgggttattcaaagaagttattggtgtttacatggccgtgcaaattcgggttattgccaatattcgggttttaaaagggtaatggagtgcatgtaaacgcagtcactgatgACAAATTATGAAACGTGTCATGTTCTCTGGCTTTCTAGCTAACAAAAATGTTGAAGAAATGAGGTGGATAAAGATCTCAATACATGTCTCTCCTCCCTCCAGGTGTCTGCAGGATTATGGACGCAGTGTGTATCAACGCTGAACGAGACGCAGCAGAAAGCCATACAGGACCTACTGAACACTGCCTGAACCTGAACCCCCCGCCCCATCGCCTTCCCGCTCTCTAAAAATCCCATGAAGAAAAGTCAAGCTCCTGGACCTCCTCCAAAcactccttcctcctgctctgtaGTGTGTATGGACGCCAGCTTGACTCCATCACCACCCCCGCCCCACTATTATAGAAGTCCACCTACATCAGCTGATTTTTGGGAGAGCAGGATGGATATTAATGAACATGGAGGACATTGGCCATCCAACTTCAAGACTCACCATGTATCAAGGAAATGGGAATAAGAGCGAGTCTAACAGTCATCCCTGTTTGATCAGTGTTACATGTCTACTATCTGGACGTTTTTTGTTTCCAACCGTTCCCCAATGTTGGACTTGTCTTGCCGTGCCCAGATGGATTCATTCAAAGTCGCCCAGCTCATTGGACGTCAGGCTCAGGGTGGCCGTAATGAGGGACAGGACTTTCTGGTGGACTGAGCTGCTAAAAGATGTGAACGTGCACACTGGGCAACCACTGCCTGTTTCTgtgaatttctttcttttttttttttttttaattgttccaTGTTCCCGGTATTACCCGGGAGAAACGGCCTCTGCCTGCCACAGCCCAGAGGACGCGTTTCAGAAGTAACAGCATGTTTGTTGTGGCTAACTTTAGAAAAACATTCAGTTAGGACATGGCATCATTGTCTGGGAGAGTTTGACATTGATCTAAACAGCTTTTACTCCATAGCCTTCCAGACAGCTGATCACAGGAAATGACATGTTACTGAACGGTTCACGGCCCCTTTTCTAGGTAGCAGCTTCAGGAAAAGGGGTTCTCTGAAAAGAAGCGCAATAATCTGTAGTTTGTTACAGCCTCAACGCGTACAAGTTGGAACATGAAATGTAGAAAATCTGTACAAGGAGTGCTACCTTACAACTCCACAGTTTTGACTCTTTGCAGTTCTGCAGGTATGAAACAAAATTCCAGAAACTAACAATAAAATTACATTTGCGAATTCTGATAAATTGGAGATTGATTTTTAAGCAGGAACTGTCACTTTCATTGATCAGTCACTTGTGATGTGTTGAATATGCAGCTGGAGGCAAGAACTTGAAGTTAAGTTCCTGCAAATACAGAAATGATGAACAGGGGAACTTTCCTTAATTCAAAGCTTTAATTTACCCACcagcactttttgttttgttttttcaaacccATACAGCAGCTTCTCTAAACTTCAGTCGTCAGCTGATGGGTGGTGATGCCTTCAGTTACctgagcgaggctttgttcacattagtatttttatttcaaaacacacatattacaccagtagtggaatatgttatttatacatttattagtgTGGTTTCTCCACAAAAGTGCTTTTACACCAAAGACAACACCAGGCAGTAAACTGAGCAGCCATGCTTTTATTGGGACATCTACATCAATGGACTGATTCTTTAAATTAAAGCTTAAAATGCAAATGGCCATGAATACCTCCTGTGAAACagcaagactttttttttttttttttctaatcctCAAATGCACATAAGGATGTTGAACACAATCTAACTAAAACTGCCTGGAACAAATTAATGACAGTTGGATAtatttttgatatagcttaacTACGTGATCTGTTTGGCCTCAAGAGCATCATCTCAGTGTTTTTATTGCAGGGATGTTTTAGCTTTCTAACATACTgcagtaacttttttttttagcttttatcTCAACTGTAAACGAAGGGGATGCAGTTAAACTTCATTTAGATTTGCCAACACTTGCATTCCCAGACCAGCTGGGaacaatgatttttattttctatcccCGCTCCACCGAGCAGGACATTTGAATGTAGGGAGAGTATCCTCTTAGGCTATGTGCAACTTTCAAGACCAGCTTTTCAAGGATTTCACTTCTAAAGAACATGGCCGAGCTTTCACCATGATGCAAAAGAAACCTTCAAATCTAGCGTTCAGCAGATGGGGAGAAACGAGTCACTACGTGCTATGGTGGTCTACGGTAGCATTTGCATGGCTGTCTGTAGTCACAAAATCTAGGTTGTCAGTTTGATTACCAGATCAGAGACAGGTGTGAGTGCCAGTGTTGAAGATACAGTATTTACAGTGAAGACTGAGCTGgtaagaggaagaagaggaaatcTTGAGTCACATTGAGCTTCACAATAAACCATGAGTTATTCTCGTGGGACAAACGACCAGAGAgcctccagtttgatactttcattccttcattcattcttcTGTGATCATCACTTGAGTCTTTTGTCACCCGTAGTCCTTTTCTCCTTCCGTCCTACTGAAGCGTTTCCACAAAAGCGTCAAACTCATCTATGTTTTTCTCGTAGACGCGCAGTTTTTCTGGCAGCGAATCCTGCAGACAATATTCATTACTCTGAGTGAGAGGTTTATTGTTGCAATAATGAAATGTTGATGGTTGTAAAGTTACCAGGTCGTCGGCCATGGACTGGGAGCTGATGTGAAGTGACAGGCTGGCCAACTGCGGCGGGTTCTGAAACTCTCGGTAGAAGGTTCCCAGATCCATTGGCAACAAGTCGTCTTTGGAGAAAGCTGGACGCTGCGCGCAGAAAAACGGatatattgacttttttttttttaactgaaattagggctgggcgattttggacaaaaataaaatcccgatttgtttttttttttttccccctctgaaaacccgattttcaatttcgatttttttggtaaaactacagaagacaatggaataaatagcaaacaaatttccctattgggaatgaagtgcaattgaaagatactgtaaatcctccttgagtttagtgacatttacaattttcttgaccaaacaaggatgactagacgagctctgtctaatgcagccagctgcaaaaaaggaaaatcgattttccttatttttaacatcgtcttgattaataaatccgattcagatttaaaatcgattaatcgcacagccctaaccgAAATACAACACGTCATAATGACAACGCAACCATAGGCACTTACAAAGTCGACCATGACAAAGTCGTCCTGCTGGCCTGATCCCTCCGAGCCCTGAGAGTGAAggctggcctgcaggggggacTGGGAGGGGGGGGAGTCTGGAGGCTGCACCTGAacccaaaacacacaaatgacCTCCACTGCAGCCTAAAACACCCATTTGATGATCAAATACCGATTCTGACTGCAGTTACCATGGGATCGTTCTCCTCCGACTCCAGGCCTCGAGGGGCGAATGCAGCGAACGGCAGGTCCAGATTTGCTGCTGTTATCTACACACAGGAACATTCGATATGAtgaataaaacaataacaagaCCTCGAAAACAAGCTCAAAAAGTGAGTTGTGTTCACCTGATTGCTGGGTTTGTTTACAAAAGCTCCCACTTTCCTGGTGAATGCATTGAGAGACTCGACGGGGTCGTTGGGAGACACGCTCCTCCTCTCCTCGCCACTCGGTGACAGACCTTCATCATCGCCACTGGGAGGAGAGATCACGAGTAAAACAGAGCAACGCAAGAATGAGCTCATTAAATATACACACTTTCTGGTTTCTAAGTATGCAGGAATGTTGGGATTACACTACCTGCTGCTTGGTGTGTTGGGGGCATGCTCTACTGTCAGATGCACATCCGCTCCCTGAAGAGCCTGAGAATGAGCCGGCACAGCCCCACCTTCTTTTCCAACATGCAGTACCTGAAACATTAGATCATTCAATTTGAGCTGAGACAGTTAAATATAGGCTCCTTTGGTAATTTATCATCATTCAGAAACAAAACTTCCTAAATATTTAGGGTCACAGTATTAAAGATTTGCAGATTTTTCACACAAGTaataaaactggaaaaaacaaatgaTCTGAGCATGAGGAAGATATGCATTAAAGACATGTTTTACACGTCACACTTTCCCATCAGtgcgtacaggactgtctcagaaaattagaatattgtggttttctgtaatgcaattacaaaaacaaaaatgtcatacattctggatgaattacaaatcaactgaaatattgcaagccttttattattttaatattgctgatcatggcttacagcttaagaaaactcaaatatcctatctcaaaaaatttgaatattctgggaatcttaatcttaaactgtaagccataatcagcaatattaaaataataaaagacttgcaatatttcagttgatttgtaattaatccagaatgtatgacatttttgtttttttaatttcattacagaaaataaagaactttataacaatattctaattttctgagacagtcctgtatatgctgCTACATTAGagctgaaagaaaaacaatacagaTCATCATTCAAGGCCTAAAATGACTAAGACGGGTGTATCACCTGGGTTGTGTGCGCCGCAGGGTGACAGAAGTCAGGCTGGTAGGATAACCTGGAGGCGTACAGCTGCAGAGCAGGAAACCAGAGGAAATATTAACCACTGAACAAACAAGGTGACGTGAGGCGGTTATAAGAGGTGGGTCAACCATTAACAGCATTTACTACTCTGCTACAagtgagggaggggggggggggtaaaaccGGCGGTGACGATGGAGGCCTACTAGCAAACAGCAGCACACTGGATCTACAGAAACTAAGTGCTGGAAGCCTAGAAATACAATCCTGATGAGAGCACACCCAAAAGCAGATGGTGAAATGGGATCGGTGACATTTAAGGGTGTCTAACACACAGTCACACTCCATCCATGGCCAGTATAGACTCACATTGTGAGTGACAAGTCCAGGAGCCAATGGGAGCTGCAGACTGTCCAAAGGGAGGGGCTTGGACAGTTTAGAAGGAGATGGACTCAGCGTGCATACGCACTGAGACCATGCAAACACGCGCACAAACAgataaaaaaacgaaataaaataaaaacggacaaagagagaaaagagagagcgTGAAATAATAAACAGATGAGAAAAATGGAGGGTTGTCACAGGATAAGAACGGGATAAGAGAAGGAGAGGGAGCTATTACCTGAGAGGGGGGAGAGGTGGAGAAGGAGGTGGTGCAGACCTCCTGGGAGTcctggactcctgcaaatgcccCGCCGTCCTCGTCACCTGGGGCTCTGCGTGCACACACAAACGCTAGAGTTCAAGTTGTTTCTTGCTAGATTGAAAGCAGCAAGCAGTCCCGATGAACGTAGAAGCACATCTAATGTTTCACTTTTTCATTTTACGATGAAGctcagcttttatctccaggGATTTTGAAAGCACCTGTAGTTGCAGGGGTGTCCCATGTTTGCTGGACGCCCGCTGCCGCAGGGGGGGTCCACAAAGTGATCCACAATGATTCCCATGATGGGAGCGGACCTTTCAAACTGTCTGTGGAGTGAAACGCGATGCCAGGTGAGATGTTGTGCTAATTTTACTTCTGAGCAAGTAAGCAGATTATGAAAGTATCCTGTTTAAATGTGCGCTGGTCACCTGTTGGACATGAATGCCAGGTTGGTGCGGTAGGCACAAGAGAGGGTGACCGTGCCAACAGGAGTGCCGACAACGCCGACGCGCACCGTCTGGAAACCTTCAAAGACAGAACAACGATtggtcaattaaaaaaaataaaagaatatgcTCTAATACTCAAGTTTTGTCTTGATTAAAACTCTAAGGTAAACTAATctaacaggagcagacagcatgCACTGAGGTTTAAAAGTCTCCAGACATGTCAGTCACAGAGCAGAG encodes:
- the kpnb3 gene encoding importin-5: MAEQQQFYLLLETLMSSDNSVRKQSEETYDTIPGQNKITFLLQAVRDASAAVEVRQMAAVLLRRLLSSSFEEIYPGLTLEMQTAVKTELLTSIQEESLPNIRKKVCDIAAELSRNLIDDDGNNQWPEVLKFLFDSVNSDNVGLREAALHIFWNFPGIFGNQQQHYLEVIKRMLVQCMQDQANPQIRTLAARAAASFVLSNEGNTALLKHFSDLLPGILQAVNESCYQADDSVLKSLVEIADTAPKYLRPNLEATLQLCLKLCADTNLTNMQRQLALEVVVTLSETAAAMLRKHTALVAQSVPQMLAMMVDLEDDDEWAMADELEDDDFDSNAVAGESALDRIACGLGGKIILPMIKQHIMQMLQNSDWKYRHAGLMALSAIGEGCHQQMEAILQEIVSFVLLFCADPHPRVRYAACNAIGQMATDFAPTFQKKFHDKVISALLQTMKDQDNPRVQAHAAAALINFTEDCPKSLLVPYLDSLVQHLHVIMVAKLQELIQKGTKLVLEQVVTSIASVADTAEEKFVPYYDLFMPSLKHIVENAVQKELRLLRGKTIECISLIGLAVGKEKFMPDASAVMQLLLKTQTDFNDLEDDDPQISYMISAWARMCKILGKEFQQYLPVVMGPLMKTASIKPEVALLDTQDMENISEDDGWEFVNLGDQQSFGIKTAGLEEKATACQMLVCYAKELKEGFVDYTEQVVKLMVPLLKFYFHDGVRVAAAESMPLLLECARVRGPEYLTQMWLFMCDALIKAIGTEPDSDVLSEIMHSFAKCIELMGDGCLNNEHFEELGGILKGKLEEHFKNQELRQAKRQDEDYDEQVEESLQDEDENDVYILTKVSDILHSVFSSYKEKVLPWFEQLLQLIVQLICPNRPWADRQWGLCIFDDVVEHCSPSSFKYAEYFLRPMLQSLCDSSPEVRQAAAYGVGVMGQYGGENYRPFCTEALPLLVGVVQANDSRSKENVNATENCISAVGKLMRFRPECVNVNEVLPHWLGWLPLKEDKEEAVHTFDFLCDLIESNNPIVLGPDNSNLPKVFFIIADGVANESIKSEDACSKRLANVIRQVQVSAGLWTQCVSTLNETQQKAIQDLLNTA
- the atg13 gene encoding autophagy-related protein 13 isoform X2; translated protein: MESDLSPQDKKDLDKFIKFFALKTVQVIVQARLGEKICTRSSSSPTGSDWFNLAIKDIPEVTHEAKKALAGQLPGIGRSMCVEISLKTSEGDSMELETWCLEMNEKCDKDIKVSYTVYNRLSVLLKSLMAITRVTPAYKLSRKQGHDYVILYRIYFGEVQLSGLGEGFQTVRVGVVGTPVGTVTLSCAYRTNLAFMSNRQFERSAPIMGIIVDHFVDPPCGSGRPANMGHPCNYRAPGDEDGGAFAGVQDSQEVCTTSFSTSPPSQLYASRLSYQPDFCHPAAHTTQVLHVGKEGGAVPAHSQALQGADVHLTVEHAPNTPSSSGDDEGLSPSGEERRSVSPNDPVESLNAFTRKVGAFVNKPSNQITAANLDLPFAAFAPRGLESEENDPMVQPPDSPPSQSPLQASLHSQGSEGSGQQDDFVMVDFRPAFSKDDLLPMDLGTFYREFQNPPQLASLSLHISSQSMADDLDSLPEKLRVYEKNIDEFDAFVETLQ
- the atg13 gene encoding autophagy-related protein 13 isoform X1 produces the protein MESDLSPQDKKDLDKFIKFFALKTVQVIVQARLGEKICTRSSSSPTGSDWFNLAIKDIPEVTHEAKKALAGQLPGIGRSMCVEISLKTSEGDSMELETWCLEMNEKCDKDIKVSYTVYNRLSVLLKSLMAITRVTPAYKLSRKQGHDYVILYRIYFGEVQLSGLGEGFQTVRVGVVGTPVGTVTLSCAYRTNLAFMSNRQFERSAPIMGIIVDHFVDPPCGSGRPANMGHPCNYRAPGDEDGGAFAGVQDSQEVCTTSFSTSPPSQCVCTLSPSPSKLSKPLPLDSLQLPLAPGLVTHNLYASRLSYQPDFCHPAAHTTQVLHVGKEGGAVPAHSQALQGADVHLTVEHAPNTPSSSGDDEGLSPSGEERRSVSPNDPVESLNAFTRKVGAFVNKPSNQITAANLDLPFAAFAPRGLESEENDPMVQPPDSPPSQSPLQASLHSQGSEGSGQQDDFVMVDFRPAFSKDDLLPMDLGTFYREFQNPPQLASLSLHISSQSMADDLDSLPEKLRVYEKNIDEFDAFVETLQ